A window of Candidatus Aminicenantes bacterium genomic DNA:
GGCCATTTTTCTATGGTTTGCTCGTGACGATCCTGCTGGCTACCTTCGCGATCGAATTGCTCCCGCATGTGCGCCATTATGGGCAAAGCGACCGGGCTTTTTGGCTCAACCTCCGCCATCTGGAGAGGGAAAGCCGGCTCTTCCGCTTGAACCACGCGGCCAACCTGATTTCCGTGAATGAGCAAAAAGCGGCGGCTCTGCTGGAACCGTTCATCGCCGACCGGACGTCATTCATGGCGGATTTTTTCAATCGCCGCGCCCTGGAAATCGGAGCCTTTCATTTCACGGCCAGCAATGACCTGAAAAAAGCCCAATACTATTTTGACGTTCTTTTTTCGCGCTATGCCGAGCAGCCGTTGAACGTTTATTTCCAGTATGCCGTTTTCCTGGCCAAATCGGGAAATCGCGAAAAGGGACGGGAAATCGTCATGTACTATTTGCGCGTTTTTCCCGAGAACCACGAAGTGTTGCTGCATGCGGCGGATTTTTATTTGCTGATCCGGGATTATTCGCGGGCGCTGCAAATATTGCAAAAAGATTTCCGGCTCTTCCCGACGAACTTCGTTCAGGAAAGAATCGGGAAATTACAATCAAGCCCAGCGCCGGATTGAACCAAGGCTCGGCGGGCGGATGGTATTGACGGGCTACTGAATAGAAAGTCGTTCAGTGTTTTCCGGCTCTATTTTCCAGTTCTTGGCTGGATCTGTCGGTTTCAGCGATCAGCCAGGCTATGGCTCCCTGTTCTTCCGGCGGTAACATGCCTTTTGCCTTCTGCAAATCTGCCGCTGCCGACTGAAATTGTCTTTGCCCTAATTTTATGCATCCCGAGACATAGAGCTCCCAGCCCAAAGATGGAATTTCCGTCACCACGGCATTTTCATTTTCATGGAATTGCCACAGGGTCAACACATTCTCCCGCAATGTTTCCAGGTAGTTGCGCACATTTCCTTGTGGAGTGGAATATTCGAGGAACATATTGTTGTCATCCGAGGTCAAGTCCTGCAGGGGACTGCCAAATTTTTTTAGATATGATTCCAGGAAATGGTTGATCCCCTGCTCACCTAGAAGCTGCTCGCCCAGCAGGCAAAACACATTCTGGTAAGGCGAAATGCTCTTGATGAACGGCGACTGCTGGTCGCCGTTATATGCAGCCAATTTGCGGAATGGGATTTGCAGAGGTTCCTGCGCAGCGATGATGACACCCTGGCTGCCTCCGAAAAACAAGCACACATGGGGGAAGACATGGCGGACCGTGGCAATGGTGACCAGCACATCGTAAGGGGAAATATGGTGCAGCTGGACCCATTGTTGAAAGATGCCGTCCTTGGCCAGGTTTTTCTTGGCCAGCTCGTAAAACTCGACGCTGTAGAGAGAAGCGGCTCCGGCGAACCAGACACTGGAGATCTCCATGGTAATGAGATCATAGGGCTTCCGGTTCAAGAGCAGAAGGTTGCGGCCGTCCTCGATGCGAAGCGTGACATTTTTCTGGTCGAGCAGGTAACCGTTTTCCGCGGCAAAATATTTTTTTGCCGCGGCCACGATCCCCGGTGAAATTTCGGCAACTTCGATCTCCCGGTAGCCGGATTGCTGTACCACGCGGCCGCTCACGCCCGTGCCCAAGCCAATGATCAGCGCTCGCTCCTTTTTTTGGCTGAAAATAATCGGATAAAGGGCGAAACGGAATTGGGCCTCCATTTCCGGCAGGTTATCGCCCTGGAATTTGCCGTTGGTCCAGAGGGTTAATTTCTTTTTTTCATCCCCGGGGATATTTTCTTCCGTGACGGTGGTAAAGCCGCCATCCTTCTCCTCCCAGGAATCGATGACCGTGCCGTTATGCTGCCGGGCAAAATAAACATTGGTTCCCAGCGAGAGGTTGGTGAGGTTCCACTGCGGCAGCCAATAAATTGCGGCCGTAAAAAGAAGAAGCACACTTCCGCCAATAGCCAGTTTTCGTTTTCCCGGCCAGGAAATGAAAAGAAGGAAACCGTTGGCAACGGCCATCATGGCTATCAGGATACTCGCCCGGAAAGAACCAAGCAGCGGCAGAAGGAGAAAGCCCATGGTCAAGGTTCCCAGGATGTTCCCCAAGGTGTTAAAAAAAGAGATTCGGCCGATCCGAACCCCCAGAGTTTTCAGATTATTGGCATATAGCGAGGCAAGAAGTGGAAAAGTCAAGCCGACGGCAAGTGTGGGCAGAATCAGCAACGTGAAGCTTATAGCGAAACGGACAAATTCACGTTTGGGGAAACTGCTGGCCGTAACCCAGAAATCCTGCATATAAACCGGGACCTTGTCCCAACAAAGAAGTTGGAGCAGAAAGAATCCGCCGATCATGAATTGTAAAAGAGAGATGACTGCCAACTTGCGCCGTTGATCCAAAGCCAGTCTGCCGGCAATATAACCACCAATGGCTAGGCCTGTCAGAACGGCAATCAGCATAACCCCAAAGGCAAAGACGCTATTGCCGACGATCATGGCCAGCAGATGTGTCCAGACAACTTCTCCGGCAAATGAAATAAAACCCAGAACCAGGGCAGAGATGATTAATACCATATTCATCATTTCCGTACGATGGATGTTCCATGACGGTTCTTCAATTTCCAGGAAAATCACTTCGTTGGCCGGGGCGGGCGATAATGGAAAGCGCTTCCCAAGTCTCAGGATTACGAGAGCGATTGCCAGATTGATCAAAATGGCGATGGCGATGGTGGCCATCATGCCGAAATTAGGCATCAATACATATGTGGCCAGAAATGTCCCTAGCGCCGCGCCGATTATGTTGGCGCTGTAAAGACGGGATACATTCACAATGATTTTATTCTTAACCGTGGTCAAGTATTTGGTCAGCAAGGGCAAGGTGGTGCCCATGGCTAGGGTCGGTAACAGAATGACGGGCAAGGAAAAAAGAACGCGCACGAAGGTCAGATTCAATAATGTCAAGCTGCTGCTTTTACCAATGGAGACATAGATGTGTTCCAGCCAATTGAAAAGTGAAGGTGAAACCAGCAAAAGCATTCCCACCGACAATTCGGCATAGGCATAAATTTTTATTGGCGATTTCACCCGGTCGGCGAATTTGCCGCCCATGTAACTGCCGGCAGCCAGGCCGAACATATAGGCTGCAAGAACGGTTGTGACGGCCAGGGCTGTGGAGCCGAATATTAAAGATATTTTTTTCATGAAATAGATCTGATAAATCAATGCCGACAGTCCCGAGAGAATAAAAACCGTGTAGACCAATATTTCCGTCTTGTTTTTTTTTCTCAGTTTTTTGATCGGGAGTGCTTCCGCGGATAGTTCTTTTGACATCAACTTCTCATTCAGCCAATAGATGAAGAAGGTATAAGGTAGGGCGGCTATCAGATCAATGACATAGTGAAAGCGCAAAAACACGGTAGCCACGATCATTTGCGAAATGGGGAACAGCAATATCCAAAATATTTTTTTTTTGTACTTCCAGGCATAAAGCAATACCAGCAATCCCCAGGCTGTATGCAATGAGGGAAAACAATTGCGAGGAATAGCCGGGTGGGGAAAGCCTGCCACCTTGAAGTCGATGAACTCCGGCCCGATAGCGGGGAAAAGCAGATAAAACAGCCAGCCGACCATGCCACAAAGCAAGAATGATTGCGTGACTTTGCGCAACATGACAAATTCTTTTTTTACATAGAAAAATCCGGATAAGGCGATCGGATAAAACGGCAATAGAAAATAAAACAGGCTTAGCCAGATTAGCGGCAACCCGGAAATGTTGAGCGATTTAATCCAGGCGTCCGGATAACCGCTAAAAATAAAAATATCAATCTTTTTGAGTGTTGCATCAATGGTTTGTGGTGTAAAAAAAATGACTACTTTCAACCAGATCACAGATATAGGGGCAAAGGCCAAATAAATCCAATATTCCCGGCAAAAGAACAACGCTTCTTTCCAAAGTTGAGTTCGATTATTCTTCAGAAAGGCAAAAAACAGCAATAAAGAAAAACCATTGGCCAACAACAAAGCCAGGTTCAAATTAAAAAACAAATCTTTTTTATTGAAATTGAGCTTATAAACGATTATGGCGCTACCGATGGCGATCATAGGCAGCAGCCAGCGTAAAAGGGGAATTGCCAGCAATCGATTCTTGATGATAAGTAGTAAGACAAATAACAGAAGAAGTGCTCCCAGGATCGTTAAAAAAAATATAGCTGAACCTTCAGGGTTAGCAATGTCAAACAGCCAGAGTGCGAGAGATAAGA
This region includes:
- a CDS encoding fused MFS/spermidine synthase — encoded protein: MSKFRLGEKITILLSILSLALWLFDIANPEGSAIFFLTILGALLLLFVLLLIIKNRLLAIPLLRWLLPMIAIGSAIIVYKLNFNKKDLFFNLNLALLLANGFSLLLFFAFLKNNRTQLWKEALFFCREYWIYLAFAPISVIWLKVVIFFTPQTIDATLKKIDIFIFSGYPDAWIKSLNISGLPLIWLSLFYFLLPFYPIALSGFFYVKKEFVMLRKVTQSFLLCGMVGWLFYLLFPAIGPEFIDFKVAGFPHPAIPRNCFPSLHTAWGLLVLLYAWKYKKKIFWILLFPISQMIVATVFLRFHYVIDLIAALPYTFFIYWLNEKLMSKELSAEALPIKKLRKKNKTEILVYTVFILSGLSALIYQIYFMKKISLIFGSTALAVTTVLAAYMFGLAAGSYMGGKFADRVKSPIKIYAYAELSVGMLLLVSPSLFNWLEHIYVSIGKSSSLTLLNLTFVRVLFSLPVILLPTLAMGTTLPLLTKYLTTVKNKIIVNVSRLYSANIIGAALGTFLATYVLMPNFGMMATIAIAILINLAIALVILRLGKRFPLSPAPANEVIFLEIEEPSWNIHRTEMMNMVLIISALVLGFISFAGEVVWTHLLAMIVGNSVFAFGVMLIAVLTGLAIGGYIAGRLALDQRRKLAVISLLQFMIGGFFLLQLLCWDKVPVYMQDFWVTASSFPKREFVRFAISFTLLILPTLAVGLTFPLLASLYANNLKTLGVRIGRISFFNTLGNILGTLTMGFLLLPLLGSFRASILIAMMAVANGFLLFISWPGKRKLAIGGSVLLLFTAAIYWLPQWNLTNLSLGTNVYFARQHNGTVIDSWEEKDGGFTTVTEENIPGDEKKKLTLWTNGKFQGDNLPEMEAQFRFALYPIIFSQKKERALIIGLGTGVSGRVVQQSGYREIEVAEISPGIVAAAKKYFAAENGYLLDQKNVTLRIEDGRNLLLLNRKPYDLITMEISSVWFAGAASLYSVEFYELAKKNLAKDGIFQQWVQLHHISPYDVLVTIATVRHVFPHVCLFFGGSQGVIIAAQEPLQIPFRKLAAYNGDQQSPFIKSISPYQNVFCLLGEQLLGEQGINHFLESYLKKFGSPLQDLTSDDNNMFLEYSTPQGNVRNYLETLRENVLTLWQFHENENAVVTEIPSLGWELYVSGCIKLGQRQFQSAAADLQKAKGMLPPEEQGAIAWLIAETDRSSQELENRAGKH